CATGGTGGTAAAGGAGTAGAAGGATCAACCAAGTCCATGATCTCCTGGTCATCTCCTGCTACTGGTGTCTCAACCCcagagaaaagaatgtaaatattTCTTATCACTGTCTTAACATCTAACCGGCCAAAATCTGCTTCAGCTCTCCCTGGCTCCTGGATACATACAATTGTCAAATGTCAATTGAGATTGACAATAGGTCTCTCCCAGTAACGATTAGAACACAGAAAGAAAGTGAGAATCTACCTGCCACCTTGTTATGTAGAAACCTTTTGGCATGAGATGATTTTGGACAGCATTAGCACCAGGTAGCATGAAAGGAACACCAAGAGTTACAAAAGCAGACACCCTGTCCGGGTGAAGGGCAGCTAATAGGCTTATTGGCAAAGCCCCAAAATCCTTGCCAACTAGAAAAACCTGCTACCAAAACATAGACGACATCAGGTAGATTTTCTGCAAAGTGGATTAGATATTGACCCCATGGCAAACCCATTTATGAAATTTGTAAACTAATGATAAACACACATatactaaattttttaatttaatttacaaaatctGGCAAGTGTGATGACTGTGTGCACCTATATATGTTCTCTAGATGACCTTTGCATGTATTGGATCCAAGAACCAGATATCTTGGGCAATTGATCACTAATTTTACCAAGATTACTACTTGTGCAGTGAACAAAAAATTCGAGAAAAGAAGGAATTTTGTGGAATGCCCACTAACCTTACTGATGCCAAGAGTGTCAAGAAGGGCAACAACATCATCAACAAGGTCCATTAAGGTCCCTTTCTCTGGCTCAGGTGGCTGATCAGAGAGTCCATAGCCCCTGAAATCAATAGCTATTGCTCTGTAGCCAGCTTCTGCAACAGCAACCATCTGGTGCCTCCATGTATACCAGATTTCTGGGAATCCATGAAGGAACAACACCACCTTAGTACCTGCACACAAGTTCCCATTATTAATCACATTATTTTGATAActcaaatgaaaaaaattattgaaataagaagaaTACCAGTGCCAATCTCTGCCACATGTAGTCTTAGTCCTCTTACTTGAACATGGGTGTGCTTGATCTGTTCCATAGCTGATCAGTAAGGGCGAGAAAGCAAGAACTTCCAAAGACTATAATGAGTGGAAGGAATAGAGGAATCTGCCAAGAGCTACCCTTAGAATATTAGTTGCCAAGTAAGGACAAATTAAAGGCAATAATTAGGTTTGGGTCAGGATCATGGACGGACCGAGCTTAGGACGAAGAGGGGTACCAAGCCCTGAATTTTATcaagataattttattaaaaaatctcttgttaatttatatttattttatatatgttatttttataaattatatattttaattgaattcaaattaaatttatgCGTTCGTCCCTGTTGCGATATGATCCTGACATTTACTTCCGTCATGTGTGGCGTTGGgtctgaaatttaatttttttaaaagagatttaaatgtcatttaaaaaaaataattttaagaatttgtttaattattttaaatttttaactgatatgtttaaaataatttttttttgaaaaaaaaaaattacttataaTAATCGctcaaattataatttcaaacaaacTTTTAGTGATTCCCAACAAGATCATTTTTGTCTGATTTTTACATCTTCGGGATAAATTTCTTCACTTTCACTGTCAAAGATGTTGCTAATTCATATTGATTGCTTTGTCTTCTTCAAAAATCACTAGTGGTTGGCTGCCAACCATCATAGATAAGATACTGTTTATCAATGGCTTGGTGGAAAACTAGGCCTTCAAAGGTGCAGtggaaattattatttagtttttttttattttgataaaattaattttttatttttttattttaaaaatatattaattaatttttatatttttattatatttatttttaaatttttttctaatttaaattaatttttttattaataatatattaaaataggaGAGAGATTATTTTTATAGGACTAAATAATTTAAgacttaaaaaataaagaaattatatagTTATGATTCTCAAAttaaaattaccaaatgaactaAAGAGtagataaaaaatatattttttaaaattgagaattagataattatttttgttaaaaGAATGAGAAGTGAGATGAGATAGTAATTTtatctaaaataataaaataaaaaaattattatttaatttcctattttaataaaattaactatttgatTCTCTTGAAAAATACATTAGTTATTTTTTCTTGTTTTATTTATAGTTCTTccatttaatttaaatcaaaatttttttattagtcattatatttaaaagagaaaaaaaaaattaccattaCAAGACTAAAtagttcaaattttaaaaaataaatgaagtATACAGTTACGGCGACTAAATGAAGTTCACACATAAGATATTACCGAAGGAACTTAgggcctgtttggattaactgttgaatacaatcgATAATTAGTGATATTATCATACTGATAAATGATAATCGATAGCTAATGATAAtgctttatattaagtgtttggtaaaattatatttagccgttgctgttaatatgtgaaatgactaataagggtatatattatataatttattttattatttaaataaatataaaattataaatttattacattatattatttattttattattaaattaaatatataattattaaattaatatattatattatttaaataaatatataattattaatcttttatattacataatttattttattattgaaataagaaaataattatttttttaagataattaaataattttaaaaatatagataaaataataaaattattattattattaatagaaaaatttataattaattttaagtttttagatataaataaatattttatattttatgttattaataaaaaatattttaacaaagttgaaatacgttaattaaaatgttaaaattataaataaaaaataaaaatattaataatattaattttcaagttaaataaaaaaagataatatggtcaaaataaaaaataaaatcagatcAGTTGATGAGAAAcaagagctgatacaaactgcagctgatgggtatcatatcagttgcccatcagctactatcagctctatttttttaagcttgtCAAATACCACAATTTACATGTTTGgatgtctatcagctatcagctgcacccaacagTAAACCAAACACACCCTTAGGGCCTGTTTGGATTAATCATTGAATACAATCGATAGGTGATAACATATCTTGTTAGTGATAATCGATAAATGATGATAAAtgctttatattaagtgtttggtaaaattatatttagctgttgctgttaatatgtgaaatgactaataagggtatatatcatataatttattttattatttaaataaatataaaattataaatttattatattatattatttattttattattaaattaaatatataattattaatcttttatattatatcatttattttattattgtaataagaaaataattattttttaagataattaaataattttaaaaatatagataaaataataaaataattattattgttaatagaaaaatttataattaattttaaatttttggatataaataaatattttatattttatgttattaataaaaaatattttaacaaagttgaaatacgttaattaaaatgttaaaattataaataaaaaataaaaatattaataatattaattttcaagttaaataaaaaaagataatatggtcaaaataaaaaataaaatcagatcAGTTGATGAGAAAcaagagctgatacaaactgcagctgatgggtatcatatcagttgcccatcagctactatcagctctatttttttaagcttgtCAAATACCACAATTTACATGTTTGgatgtctatcagctatcagctgcacccaaGTGTAAACCAAACACATCCTTAgggcctgtttggattaactgttgaatacaactgatagtcataatGATAATAAGTATCATAATGATGATAATCGATAATGATGATAAAtgctttatattaagtgtttggtaaaattatatttagctgtcactgttaatatgtgaaatgactaataagggtatatatcatataatttattttattatttaaataaatataaaattataaatttattatattatattatttattttattattaaattaaatatataattattaatcttttatattatatcatttattttattattgaaataagaaaataattattttttaagataattaaataattttaaaaatatagataaaataataaaataattattattgttaatagaaaaatttataattaattttaaatttttggatataaataaatattttatattttatgttattaataaaaaatattttaacaaagttgaaatacgttaattaaaatattaaaattataaataaaaaaataaaaatattaataatattaattttcaagttaaataaaaaatgataatatggtcaaaataaaaaataaaaccaaatcaatTTATCGGTGATGAGaacaaatttaaaaatagaaATGACATAAACCGCAAATTGATGGGTATTATATCACCgcctatcagctctatttttttaaacttaccaAACACCATAATTtacctgtttgggtgtctatcagctatcagctgcatccaacaggtaaaccaaacacccccttaaTCTGTTCCATGGCTGATCAGTGAGGGTGAGAAAGCAAGAACTTCCAAAGACTAAGATGAGCGAAAGGAGTAGGGAAATCTGCCAAGGACAACTCTTGCAGCCTATTTGGAAAACTCTCCAGGATGATAATATTAGGTTAGGATATGATCATGACATTCACTTGCAGCCTATTTGGAATTGGGTTTGAAATTTATTTCTTCTAAAAAAAGTTAaatgtcatttaaaaaaataaaaataatttttaattaacatatttaaaataatatttttcataataaCCATTCAACTTAATGAATCCTTACAAGATTTTATCTCTGTCTTTTTGCCATCTAATGGgataaatttcttgattttcatGGCTGTGGGTTTCAATTTCAAAGTTGTGGCTCTTCCTTATTGATTACTCTGTCTTCTTCAAAAATCACCAGTATTTGGCTACCAGCCACAAAGATATAGACGCTGTTTATCAATAGTTTGGTGGAAAACTGGGCCGTCAAAGGCCCCCAAATTGGAAGCTTTTTAAAATAGATATAACATAATTGAGAAAGAAGCTTAGGATCCCCCACTTTCAAAACCTCTTATTTTACCTTTTAACAAATTATTAAAATCTTGTCGAGGGTTGTTCCTGTGTTTGTTGACGAAGTTGATGAGGAACTCATCCACTTGCTTTGTATGTTTTTTCATGAATAAAATGGTTCCCTTCTTCCAAGAAGACAGTCTCCAAATCAGGCTCAAAACTCTTTGCTTGTCCACTCCTTTACGCCCTCCTTCACGCCAGGCATCTTTAGGATGCAGTCAATGCTTGACGTTTCTCCACAGTCTACTCCTAAAAACAAATGTAGAAGTAACAGTAAACCAATTGCAAGAATTTCATATTTGTTGGGAGATATTGGTAAAGCTAGAGGTGATTTGGTTAAAGGTTCTTGTTTGGAGGGTTCTCATTAGTTGCATGTGCCTTTATGGTACTTGTAATGGAAAACGGAATTCTGAGTTCACATACAATTAAAGATGAATAAACTGCAAGATCTTGCTCAGAGAACCATGGTGTTAGAGGAGTAGAAGGATCGACCAAGTCCATGATCTCTTGGTCATCTCTAGCTATTGGTAGCTCAGCTCCAGAGAAGAGAATGCAGATGTTTCTTATAACTGTCTTGATCTCTAGCCGGCCAAAATCTGCTTGAGATCAAAATTCCAAAACAATTCAAATATAAACCAAGTTAATTGAGATTCTTTTTTTGTAACACAATTTTGAAAGAAATTGTTATTATTGGAAATTTCGGGTAAGAAATGCTGGAAAATGCTAACACTGTCCTTCACAAGCATTGTGTTGAAAATGGCTTAAATTGAATTGGCCCATGAATGAATACCACCATTCCATTTGACCCATTCTTCACTGAAGCCCACGGTCCAACTTGGCCATCAATCGAGCAAGTGAAATCGATGCAAGAAAGAAGCTTCTTGAAGCTCTGCAAATAGTGCAACTCAGTGGGGTCAAGAGTAATTTTAATTTGTTGCAAAattatccctttttttttttaattattttcgctCGTGGACATAATTCTTATAATTAAACCACATTAAATTCTTGCATTCTTATttgttatattttttttcaatttaatcaattttagtgTCATTTCTGCAACATGTTGGATTCCAATAACTTTGAAAATTCTAGCTGGATACCATAATAACTGATTACATAAATCAGTAAGTCACGATTAAAGTTTGCACATTCATGAAAGCACCAACACCATCATTTATTTGTTGATctgaatcaaaattaaaatcagtACTAATAAAATAAAGGAGTTAAGAGTTTATGGAAATCCCACTAACCTTGGTGATGTCAAGAGTGTCAAGAAGGGCAATAACATCGTCAAGGTCCACAAATGACCCTTTCTCTGGCTCTCATTAGAGAGTCCATAACCCCATAGCAATTGTTCCATAACCAGCATCAGCAACAACAATCATCTGATGCCTCCAAGTGTACCAGATTTCTGGGAATCCATGAGGGAACAACACCACCTTTGGACCTGGATACAAGAATCCATTGTAAATCTAAATGCATGTATGATTGCATATAGAAATAAGCAACCAAGAAAAGAACAAGATAAAAGAAGAAGGATCCATATAAGCTTATTACCAGTGCCAATATCTGTCCTCTTATTTGTACATGGCTGTGCTTGATTTGTCCCATGGTCTGAAAGTGAGGAAAACcaaggaagaagttcaaggggccTGGAGTGAATAAATTAGAGAATATGCGGCACAGAATCATTAAAGGGGCATATATATATGAGTTAAAAGCAAAAGGTTACAGGAAGGATGGGAAGCAACGATTTTCTGTGTATTTAGTTTCGGCAAGTCATGGTACAGTGGTTAAGACTCGAGATTTTCATTGAAAGGTGTAAGCCTTAAATCCACTAGATGGAAAAGGATATATAGAGGAATAGCTCTTTCTTTTATAGTTCACTAATGAACAAATAATTTTCCAGAGGAATCAGATTTATCCATATCCTTgttaaaatgcaaaataatgcaagtgcaggttgaaagaggcacatgcagTTCAGAGGGAGTTTAGTTTTGATTTGTGAGATCCAGTTTTGAGCCATTTCCACTTATATGTGACATTATGTTTCTGTAATAATTTCAAACCATGTTTATAGCTGAACTATCTGTTTTTGCCTTTTTTTTATATCAGTGTGCACATGTTGTCTGCATCTGATCGGCAAGGTCCGAAAGAAACACAAACCTGGAGATCCTGTAAAAAAATTTACATATGATGATGAATTCTGTTGCACAAATTTGTCTCAGCTTCTCTCCTTTGGAGTTGTGAACTTTATTTAGATTCATCTTACAATATTCCAGACAACAATACACTGCCTAAAATTCCATTCTATAGTTCACTTATCAATATGATTTCCTCATGGAATTCAAGTGAATCAATCCTATAAGAATAAACTTCTTAACGTACATATTGAAGTAATTCCAGTAATGCATCTCACTTGGATTACAAAaaatgtaattttaatttatgttaaacaTGCTTCCATTGCTGCGAACTCATAGATACTTGAGGCTGCAAACTCTAACAGGTGCTGATTCAATACCAGTGAGAATCTAGGTAATTGGCAAATAGTGCCTCAACAACCATAATAGTTTCTGACTGGCAAAAGTTGGATAGCTAAGGCTTGTTTAATTAGCCTTTCCAATCAAGGACGAGTCACTCTTTCTCCACAAGATGCTCAACATCTCCCAGCTCCACTTCGCCCCCTTGCCATTGGTCTTCATTCTGAAACATCCGCTCAATCTGTTCTAACGACTTTCCTTTTGTCTCTGGGACAAGTGTATGAACAAAGACAACAGAAAGTGCAGAAATTGCTGAAAAGATAAAGAAAGTTCCACCCATAGAAATTGCTCGGGCAACAGATAGGAAAGACATCGCAACCAAACCACTGCACACCCTATTACCCACTGCCCCAAGTGCACCAGCCTGAGCACGCAGCCTTAGAGGGAATATTTCGGTTGTCACAACCCAGCATATAGGACCAATTCCCACTGAAAAGAAACCTACATTTGCACAAATGAACAAAATTGACAGTGCAATCCCAACTTGTCCTTCGCCAATAAATGTGAGCGTAACCCCCAAACTGAACAAACAAATAGTCATTCCAATCGTGCTCAGATAGAGCAAGGGCTTTCTCCCAAGTTTGTCAATTAGAAATATAGCAACCAATATGAAAACAGTCTTTGAAACGCCCACAGCAACTGTTGCAGCAAGAAGCTTTGTTTCATCCTGAATCCCAGCTCCTTTGAAGATTTCAGGGCTGTAATAAACAGTTGCATCAATTCCTGTGATCTGTTGGAAGCACTGAATTCCAAAACCAGTCACCAACATCCGTCAAGTGCAGGAGAAGGGCTGAGAAGTTCACGCCACACAGCCTTTTCTTCATACTTGTCTCCATTGGTATTTCCTGCAGCTTTTTGTATTTCTTCAAGTCTCTCCTCCACCTCTCTCTCATTCTCATTTGTTTTTAAGAGCACTAATCTTGCTTCTTCAACTCGATCTTGCATGACCAACCACCTCGGTGACTCAGGGATTATGAAAAGTGCAACTGCAATGAAGACTGAGGGCAAAATTCCGACAGCAAGCATTACCCTCCAACCTGTGTTCACTGGAAGATTTGAAAATGCATAATTTGAAACATAACCAAGTAAAATTCCAAGATTTATGAAAATCTCGGGGAAGGAAGTGAGAGAGCCTCTAGCAACAGTTGGTGAAATCTCAGCAATATATACTGGGGCAATCATGACTCCGAAGCCGATTCCAATTCCAGCCAAAAATCTTCCTATCATAAGTATTTGGAATGAATGAGCAAGTGTCATTATAGCTGCACCACTTTGAAAGACTACAGCAGCTAAGCCCATTGTCCATTTTCTACCAATAGCATCTGATGTTCTTCCTCCAGCTAAACTACCAAAAAGTGATACAATGCTCAAACACCCAACCAGAACTTCTTCCTGCACTTCAGTTATGTTCAGATCTTCTTGGATGAATATGATTGCTCCACTCATGACACCTACATCTGTAGATCATAATGTCATTTTATAACTACAAGTAGAGGGTTCAAAACAGGAATAATGTAATTTCTGTAGGGGTTTGTTCCAAAATGACTCTTAAAAATAAGCCTGGGAATAATTCAAGATTTTGAAGATGAAAAGAGTCAGAAGATGATCAAAATTAGATACAACCAGCGCAAAGTGATTTCTAAATTAGTTTTGCATTATCATGATGGAAGATTAGGTGGCCTAGTGTCTTAACCAAACTAATATCCAATTTTACTGATCCTCCTCTCAACGTATTACAAAATCTAATAACCACTTCATCCAACAATCAAAAAccatttttatttatcattaCTTAATCATGAGGAAAGACACCACCAAACCCCACAACCcaaccaaaaaagaaaaaaaaccaaCAATATTAACATTTTTCAAATCTATATAGTTAATTCAGACATCTAGGTTGCTTTGCTAACATTCTAAAGTAAAATGGATTATATTCAAAATAAATTCCATAAGATTAGAAGTAAAGTTTTCTGATaatccaaaataaccaaaaagaaAAGGGCACATAAGACATACAGAAATTCCAGGGAATTCCCAAGAAATAAAGAAACAAAACAGCATCCAACTGCTAAGCACAATAGCCAATGGGGAATCCAAAAGAAGGGCAGATCAAATATAATATCAAAACaattaacaaattgttaagacactagcaacagcaatagcaaccaCTACCATTTATTCATCAGAAGTCAAAAGGAAAGATATTTTTTACCATAGCCAAGAAGAACAGAGTTTAGAGAGGCAAAATGGCACAGGCAAGAACATATTTTCTAGCACTTGAACTCCTATCTTGATGATGCGAATCATCAAGATCCTCCGTGAACTCAGAATCCATTCTCTTGTACTTATTCTTCCCTCCCAAAGACACATCCATCTCCCGATTCCCATTTTCTTGGACACCCACCAAGCCCATTCCCGCTTCCCTTTCTTTCCTGTCTATCAAGAATCAAATGACACACCCAGAAAGAACTCTTGGTGGGTTTTGACTGAACCAAGGATATGGGTTGGTGGTTTTAGATCTGAAACTAaacaaagagagggagaggaggaaGACAAGTCTTGAACAAGTGGGGTCTTTATTTTTGTTGAGCACGCAAACCACTTCGTAAACTAAATACTTAGGCAACATGCTTACATAGAATTAGAAATGGTAAACATCACAATGCGTTGAATTGACCTGCTActttaaaaattagatttattgGCGCTTTCAACGTAACAGCTATAATGCACAGGTGTTCTAGattatgaatttatttttattattattttttttttccaagcaAATAGCAAAGAATCATTTTTATTTGAATGGTAGTTTGGTTtgtatttctaattaataaattatttttctgtttctatcaaaaaaaaattaattttgatctaTAACTATTTACTAATTATAAATTAGAGTACCCAAACCTAAATATctcaaatttaatatatatatatatatatatataattattattgaattatgcCTATCACTTcataattatcattaaattatACTAACATAAAATGTGAGACTTTAAAAATAGAGAagcatttttcataaaaatattactTTAAAGCTTGTTTGACTTtgcaatttaaacttaatttttaaaaaaattactattctatatattattaaaaaaagtttaaaattatttatctattttagaatttttataaataaaatataatttttaataatctttaattaattttttttaataatatctaaaaaaatattttattattatttaatttaataactaaaaccatgaatttaatttaattaatatatttaaaaagtaaTGCTCTAAATCTACCTAAAGATCTCGCCTAGCCCATTTATGTAGGGTCAATACTCTGTGTCCTGTAAGGGAAGATTTCTAAAGTTAAAGCCATGAATTTTTCCTTTTCAACACTTCATGCGTGAATTAAGACAGGCGCGCGATTGCTGCCTTTGTAATTCCCTCCCCATTTGCATGAGCGTTAAGTGCAATCTCTTCTTATTTGCCTAATTAGTAATTTCTTCTCTCATTTGCCTAATTAGTAATTACATTACTTCCACTCACAATTCTCTCACTTATTTaagggaaaattattattttatcaatatattttaactaaattaattatataattatattatttaatttatatattttatttttattaaattatttaattttttcattaaatttttattaattaattcatgtgaaattactatttaatttatctattttaataaaa
This sequence is a window from Hevea brasiliensis isolate MT/VB/25A 57/8 chromosome 10, ASM3005281v1, whole genome shotgun sequence. Protein-coding genes within it:
- the LOC110668236 gene encoding uncharacterized protein LOC110668236, which produces MEQIKHTHVQVRGLRLHVAEIGTGTKVVLFLHGFPEIWYTWRHQMVAVAEAGYRAIAIDFRGYGLSDQPPEPEKGTLMDLVDDVVALLDTLGISKVFLVGKDFGALPISLLAALHPDRVSAFVTLGVPFMLPGANAVQNHLMPKGFYITRWQEPGRAEADFGRLDVKTVIRNIYILFSGVETPVAGDDQEIMDLVDPSTPLPPWFSEEDLAVYASLYEKSGFRYPLQVPYRSLVIDSGITCPKVKCPALFIMGEKDYVLKFVGMEDYIRSGQVKNFVPELSILFLEEGSHFVHEQLPEQVNAILIDFLNKHSN
- the LOC110668205 gene encoding uncharacterized protein LOC110668205 translates to MGQIKHSHVQIRGQILALIYNGFLYPGPKVVLFPHGFPEIWYTWRHQMIVVADAGYGTIAMGASRSFFLASISLARLMAKLDHFGRLEIKTVIRNICILFSGAELPIARDDQEIMDLVDPSTPLTPWFSEQDLAVYSSLIVCELRIPFSITRVDCGETSSIDCILKMPGVKEGVKEWTSKEF
- the LOC110668298 gene encoding LOW QUALITY PROTEIN: probable polyol transporter 4 (The sequence of the model RefSeq protein was modified relative to this genomic sequence to represent the inferred CDS: inserted 2 bases in 2 codons); this encodes MGLVGVQENGNREMDVSLGGKNKYKRMDSEFTEDLDDSHHQDRSSSARKYVLACAIXASLNSVLLGYDVGVMSGAIIFIQEDLNITEVQEEVLVGCLSIVSLFGSLAGGRTSDAIGRKWTMGLAAVVFQSGAAIMTLAHSFQILMIGRFLAGIGIGFGVMIAPVYIAEISPTVARGSLTSFPEIFINLGILLGYVSNYAFSNLPVNTGWRVMLAVGILPSVFIAVALFIIPESPRWLVMQDRVEEARLVLLKTNENEREVEERLEEIQKAAGNTNGDKYEEKAVWRELLSPSPALXRMLVTGFGIQCFQQITGIDATVYYSPEIFKGAGIQDETKLLAATVAVGVSKTVFILVAIFLIDKLGRKPLLYLSTIGMTICLFSLGVTLTFIGEGQVGIALSILFICANVGFFSVGIGPICWVVTTEIFPLRLRAQAGALGAVGNRVCSGLVAMSFLSVARAISMGGTFFIFSAISALSVVFVHTLVPETKGKSLEQIERMFQNEDQWQGGEVELGDVEHLVEKE